The Synechococcus sp. RS9916 DNA segment GCATCAGAGAGGTCATGGCTTGATCCTCACCGTCATGTAGAGGTTTGGGCTTGATTCCAGTCACGCTGGTGGGTGAGATTACGCAACGTGTTGGGCCTCCAGAGATGACACTCACACTCATCTACGACGGTGAATGTCCGTTCTGTCAGGCCTTCGCCTTGCGCAGTGAGCTGGCAGCGGGTGTTCCGGATTTGTCGATCGTGGATGGTCGTCAAGCACCAGAGTTGCGGCGCCAGCTTCTCGATCAGGGGCTGAGCCTCAGAAACGGCGCCATGCTCATTGATGGTGATCAGGTTTGGCATGGCAGCGCAGCCATTGCCGAACTCAGCAGCCGGATGCAGCCAAGTGATGCGCTGTTGAAGGTTCTGCACCGGATGTTCCGCCACCGTGGCCGCGCTGCTTTCTTTTATCCCGCGCTTCTGCTGGCAAGGCGTATCGCCTTGGCGCTGAAAGGATTGAGTCCCGATCCGGATTCCTGAATCAGACTGACTCTGCCATTTGCTGTGCTGTCGTGCTTGATCTTTTGGCGGCCACGCTTCTTGCCACGGGTGGGGCGTCTTCGGCGCAGGCTGATGGGTGCCCGCAAGGGGTGCTGGAGCAGCTCAATGGGTTGTATGCATGGCAAGTGGCTCGTCAGGATGCCCCTGGCCGTGGGGATCTGGTTGCGCAAAGGCCGCGGTTCACCGCTGCCCTCTTTGATCAGCTGAAACAAGCCTGGGATCTGGATCCACGCACCGATGGTGCGTATCTCGGTTTTGATGTGTTCAGCGGAACGCAGATGGCCACCTATGGCGCTCAAGTGCGTCGCTGTCAGACCCAGACCCCTGATCAGATCGCCGCAGAGGTGTCCGTTGCATGGGGTCGCGGTGGTCAGCCGGCACCCACACCCTCGCTCCTGGAGTACCGCATGGTGCGTGAGAACGGTCGTTGGCGGATCTCGGAGATCACCTATCGCTCCGCTGAAGAGCCCTACACCCTCTCCAGCAGTCTCGCCAACATCCTTCAAGCGGCATCGCGCTCCTCTCCCTAAGTGGAAGAAAATCAGAGGCCTGTTGTCAGGGTGTCATCGGGCTGTCTAGCGGTGCAGTAACCCATCGCGAGGTTTCACCCATGTCGATGAAGCAACTGGAGACGTTCCTGGCCAAAGCACACAGCAATGATTCGATCCGCAGCGAAGTGGAGGCCTGCGGACAAGACAACACCTGTGTTGCCAAGGTTGGCCTACGTCATGGCCACAAGTTCTCCCCCGCCAACCTCACCCGTTGGCAGCGGGAGCATCACTGATCCGGTTCGGGGGGAGTCGAACGCTCCCCCCAAATTTGTTCGAAGATCAAGAAATGGAACACGGGGCTGTTGGGCGTCCCAGAAGCGGAGATGCTCGGTGAATGGGAATCACTCACTGCCCTCTTTGCATCGGTCTGGCCGTGCTTTCAGCGGTTCGTTTCATGGCCAATGCCGTGATGCTGCTGCAACTCGAACGTCGCGGCGCGGAACAGTCCACCCATCCCGCCAGTTTGTTGGGAACGGTGTTCGAGCTCTGAGGTCATGAAGCAGCTGCCCGGTCGGCGGCGACCACGTTGGTTGCAACAGCTGGCGGGATTTGCCGCTGCAGTCATCGTCAGCATCTGGCTTGTGTCCTTGTTGCCGGTGCTGTTGGTGATTGGTTTGGTGGCTGCACTCCTGCTGCTTCCGGTCCTCCGGCAGCTGCGGCGGGAACTGGAACGCATCGACGCTCAGCAGTCTCCAGGATCCCGCCCGGCTTCGGACGAGCTTCGCAATGCCACTCCTTGGCAGCAGAAAGTGCGCAATTGGATGGGGTTTTGAGAGCGACTCAGGTCGGTGGCATCAGCAAACCCCATCTGAGCTAGGGCTGATCCGTTCAGGGATCGTTGGGGTCGACCAACGCCAGATAGGCCTCATCCCTGAAGCGCATCACGGCATCGTCATCGTGCTGATCGCCGCACTGGAAGAGCAAATGGATAATCCTTCCTCGATCGAGATCCCGTTCTGCCACGTCTTGCCAAAGGCGGGCTGTGAGCTGGCCGTCGGCTAGGTCGAACTGGGCATGCGCCAGATCACGCACCACCTTGAAGTAGCTCTGGCGGTCATTGCGCATCCGGCATTCGTGGCTCGATGCACCAGAAACAACCACCTGGGGGGCCAGATGGTCGCTGCTGTTGGCCTGGGTGAGTGGCGACACACCGGACGAATGGGGAGTCATGGCCACGCTGCAGATATCTTCACTGTTGTGACCCCTCGGATCGCTGACAACAGAGTATTCATGCTTATTCGCTCCACAAGGGGTCAGCGCACGATGATCAGCGGTCTGCCGAACCATAGGGGCCACCAGCGAGCTGCTCGGGCTTCCGCGGCGCGGCGCCGCTCGACGGCCATTCGGTAAGCATGTTCGCGTCGTTCACGCTCCTTTCGCTCGCGTTCGCC contains these protein-coding regions:
- a CDS encoding DCC1-like thiol-disulfide oxidoreductase family protein, whose amino-acid sequence is MTLTLIYDGECPFCQAFALRSELAAGVPDLSIVDGRQAPELRRQLLDQGLSLRNGAMLIDGDQVWHGSAAIAELSSRMQPSDALLKVLHRMFRHRGRAAFFYPALLLARRIALALKGLSPDPDS
- a CDS encoding DUF3828 domain-containing protein codes for the protein MLDLLAATLLATGGASSAQADGCPQGVLEQLNGLYAWQVARQDAPGRGDLVAQRPRFTAALFDQLKQAWDLDPRTDGAYLGFDVFSGTQMATYGAQVRRCQTQTPDQIAAEVSVAWGRGGQPAPTPSLLEYRMVRENGRWRISEITYRSAEEPYTLSSSLANILQAASRSSP
- a CDS encoding Nif11 family protein, which encodes MSMKQLETFLAKAHSNDSIRSEVEACGQDNTCVAKVGLRHGHKFSPANLTRWQREHH